The Nocardia sp. XZ_19_385 genome contains a region encoding:
- a CDS encoding ABC transporter permease produces the protein MTTSAYAPKGFRWVRRYFRRGSRIVRATDMLGFIAVFVWQVLSAIPLTLKRYRGETMRAITDMTWGRGSIVVGGGTVPMMIVLGLVMGASVAVESFATLDMLGMGPVTGVVSAYATTRELAPIAAAVGFAAQAGCRITAEIGSMRISEEIDAIESLGLRSVPFVVTTRVIAGALAIVPTFLIALILSYGACRGLITLVHGQSAGVYDHYFFQFVSGFDVIAAVIKVAIFGTVVILVHSYYGFFATGGPEGVGIASGRAVRASFVSIIAIDMVLSIVLWGFNAAISFTG, from the coding sequence ATGACGACCTCCGCCTACGCCCCCAAGGGGTTTCGCTGGGTCCGCCGGTACTTCCGGCGCGGCAGCCGGATCGTCCGCGCCACCGACATGCTCGGTTTCATCGCCGTGTTCGTCTGGCAGGTGCTCTCGGCGATCCCGCTGACGCTCAAGCGCTACCGCGGCGAAACCATGCGCGCCATCACCGACATGACCTGGGGTCGCGGCTCCATCGTGGTCGGCGGCGGCACGGTGCCGATGATGATCGTGCTCGGCCTGGTGATGGGCGCCTCGGTCGCCGTGGAGTCGTTCGCGACGCTGGACATGCTCGGCATGGGCCCGGTCACCGGCGTGGTCTCCGCCTACGCGACCACCCGTGAGCTGGCGCCGATCGCCGCCGCGGTCGGCTTCGCCGCGCAGGCGGGCTGCCGGATCACCGCCGAGATCGGCTCCATGCGCATCTCCGAGGAGATCGACGCGATCGAGTCGCTGGGCCTGCGCTCGGTGCCGTTCGTGGTGACCACCCGGGTGATCGCGGGCGCGCTCGCGATCGTGCCGACCTTCCTGATCGCGCTGATCCTGTCCTACGGCGCCTGCCGCGGTCTGATCACGCTGGTGCACGGGCAGTCCGCGGGCGTCTACGACCATTACTTCTTCCAGTTCGTCTCCGGGTTCGACGTAATCGCCGCGGTGATCAAGGTGGCCATTTTCGGAACCGTGGTGATCCTGGTGCACAGCTATTACGGCTTTTTCGCCACCGGCGGTCCCGAGGGTGTGGGTATCGCGTCCGGGCGGGCGGTGCGGGCCAGTTTCGTCTCGATCATCGCCATCGACATGGTGCTGTCCATCGTGCTGTGGGGTTTCAACGCGGCGATCAGTTTTACGGGGTGA
- a CDS encoding DUF4377 domain-containing protein, giving the protein MQLRLCRVVMLGLALLPAAAACTSQSLAESPAVSASSPGISARAGGFGNFGTVHRPGSSTEVAKVLELDIAHETMRCTETSDEQCLQIRRDPNGPWELCYAEIDGFDYDQGYRYHLRVEQTPAENPRSEAASLRLVEVLDKQRVIPDTDERPDNTGLDGPGL; this is encoded by the coding sequence ATGCAACTCCGGCTATGTCGTGTAGTCATGCTCGGCCTCGCCCTCCTGCCGGCCGCGGCAGCGTGCACCTCCCAGTCACTGGCCGAGTCCCCGGCGGTATCCGCCAGCTCCCCAGGCATTTCCGCGCGCGCCGGCGGCTTCGGCAACTTCGGCACCGTGCATCGACCGGGCAGCTCCACCGAGGTCGCGAAGGTGCTCGAACTCGACATCGCACACGAGACCATGCGGTGCACCGAAACCTCCGACGAGCAATGCCTGCAAATCCGCCGCGATCCGAACGGCCCCTGGGAGCTCTGCTACGCCGAGATCGACGGGTTCGACTACGACCAGGGCTACCGGTACCACCTGCGGGTGGAGCAGACCCCCGCCGAGAACCCCAGGTCGGAGGCGGCCTCCTTGCGGCTGGTGGAGGTGCTCGACAAGCAGCGCGTCATCCCCGACACCGACGAGCGCCCCGACAACACCGGCCTCGACGGCCCCGGCTTGTAG
- a CDS encoding ABC transporter permease produces the protein MTSDTRTALEQLELLRQEKRRESPVQVVRKNFSDTVVSSLRTFGRAVGMAEESVTGAAGDIARGKFQWREAILQAWRLITVTTIPAILIAIPFGVIVSIQVGNLIHTLGADSLLGATGGLGVIKQGAPMATGFLLGGAGAAAIAADLGARTIREEIDALHTMGISPIHRLVIPRMAAMLLVAPLLNILIIFVGVLAGYAVAIAGQGVTPGSYWATFGSFTTTADVWVSLLKALIFGFLVVIIACQRGLEAKGGPRGVADAVNAAVVLSVVSIVIVNLAMTQVTAMFLPTKLA, from the coding sequence ATGACCTCGGATACCCGCACAGCGCTGGAACAGCTGGAACTCCTGCGGCAGGAAAAACGTCGCGAATCCCCGGTCCAGGTCGTCCGCAAGAATTTCTCCGACACCGTGGTGTCGTCCCTGCGCACCTTCGGTCGCGCGGTCGGCATGGCCGAGGAATCGGTGACCGGCGCGGCCGGTGACATCGCGCGCGGCAAATTCCAGTGGCGCGAGGCCATCCTGCAGGCCTGGCGGCTGATCACGGTCACCACCATTCCGGCGATCCTGATCGCGATCCCGTTCGGCGTGATCGTCTCGATCCAGGTCGGCAACCTCATCCACACGCTCGGCGCGGATTCGCTGCTCGGCGCGACCGGCGGCCTCGGCGTGATCAAGCAGGGCGCCCCGATGGCCACCGGCTTCCTGCTGGGCGGCGCGGGCGCCGCGGCGATCGCCGCCGACCTGGGCGCGCGCACCATCCGCGAGGAGATCGACGCGCTGCACACCATGGGCATCAGCCCGATCCACCGCCTGGTGATCCCGCGCATGGCGGCCATGCTGCTCGTCGCGCCCCTGCTCAATATCCTCATCATCTTCGTCGGCGTGCTCGCCGGTTACGCGGTCGCGATCGCGGGACAGGGTGTCACGCCGGGCAGCTACTGGGCCACCTTCGGTTCCTTCACCACCACCGCCGACGTGTGGGTCTCGCTGCTCAAGGCGCTGATCTTCGGGTTCCTCGTCGTGATCATCGCCTGCCAGCGCGGGCTCGAGGCCAAGGGCGGACCGCGCGGTGTGGCCGACGCGGTCAACGCGGCCGTGGTGCTCTCGGTGGTCTCCATCGTCATCGTGAATCTGGCGATGACCCAGGTCACCGCCATGTTCCTACCCACGAAGCTGGCATAG
- a CDS encoding MlaD family protein gives MRTVTLRIPDRKAVRRTALALALTASVAVGGCGFDPSSVPVPGTSVSGPTYRLQIEFANVLNLPARAKVIANGAQIGTVDKVTVVPADKAPAGRGGYVVVDADISKSVQLPSSTIAELRQNTVLGDIHIALTTPPDGFGQLLGSEAVIDLAHSRPPVQLEDTMAAMALFVQRGAIGQLQDIINRFNSVLPQDPRETARISQVMGADAADLAANLDEVDKALAGLSTNAQVLHDIQPELDNILSAESVQQVNATVQSIDGVTKIFGVLGPVGESLVWLAPLVRSGDAAAKAFVPLATGGPLDLRSPSNLSMLVAFLRDKVIPFAERGPKVNITGVQVNSQDTDAEQVDRMVQALRMIGAVR, from the coding sequence GTGAGAACGGTGACCCTGCGGATTCCGGATCGGAAAGCGGTGCGGCGCACCGCACTCGCGCTGGCTCTCACGGCCTCGGTAGCGGTCGGCGGGTGCGGTTTCGACCCCTCGTCGGTACCGGTGCCCGGCACCTCGGTGTCCGGTCCGACCTACCGGTTGCAGATCGAGTTCGCGAACGTGCTGAATCTGCCCGCGCGGGCGAAGGTTATCGCCAACGGCGCACAGATCGGCACCGTCGACAAGGTCACCGTGGTCCCCGCCGACAAGGCTCCGGCCGGGCGCGGCGGTTACGTCGTGGTGGACGCCGACATCTCGAAGTCGGTCCAGCTGCCCTCGAGCACCATCGCCGAGTTGCGGCAGAACACCGTGCTCGGTGACATCCACATCGCCTTGACCACGCCCCCGGACGGTTTCGGCCAGCTGCTCGGCTCCGAAGCGGTCATCGATCTGGCGCACAGCCGCCCGCCGGTGCAGCTCGAGGACACCATGGCCGCCATGGCGCTGTTCGTGCAGCGCGGCGCGATCGGCCAGTTGCAGGACATCATCAACCGGTTCAATTCCGTGCTGCCACAGGACCCGCGGGAGACGGCGCGGATCTCGCAGGTGATGGGCGCCGATGCCGCCGACCTGGCCGCGAACCTCGATGAGGTCGACAAGGCGCTGGCCGGGTTGAGTACCAATGCCCAGGTGCTGCACGATATTCAGCCCGAACTGGACAACATCCTCAGCGCCGAGTCGGTGCAGCAGGTGAACGCGACCGTGCAGTCGATCGACGGCGTCACCAAGATTTTCGGCGTGCTCGGCCCGGTCGGTGAATCGCTGGTGTGGCTGGCGCCGCTGGTGCGGTCCGGCGACGCCGCGGCCAAAGCGTTCGTGCCGCTGGCCACCGGCGGCCCGCTCGATCTGCGCTCGCCCTCGAACCTGTCCATGCTCGTCGCGTTCCTGCGCGACAAGGTGATTCCGTTCGCCGAACGCGGACCGAAGGTGAACATCACCGGCGTGCAGGTGAATTCGCAGGACACCGACGCCGAACAGGTGGACCGGATGGTGCAGGCACTGCGCATGATCGGAGCTGTGCGATGA
- a CDS encoding MlaD family protein, which translates to MLNRVLGSQAFMSIAGAVVIGLLAIAGYFVAFDPLHKTQSYCAIMPDSIGLYQGNQVTMRGITVGTVTSVRNQGTDVRVDFEVDADYPVLSDAGATTVSDTVVADRELAVLSSGKDTERWGGGQCITKTLTPKSLTQTLTALAQLSDQIVGPDPAQPNSLADGLSALDRATAGTGPQINELIKKLGSALKTPDADIADLAGIFDAFASVSVKVQEHWGDLQTMLTRLGPALHQANTELLGPGTELFDGLRQLLPMLNDITTMFGGQIGALLDQSIPLIKLLRANVGSLREIVLTTPVVASAFQSVLDPRTGAPGIGYAPPKVAIPQQNAEQVCAALNALTPGRCAGAADGMMHVSLTQLVLGSVGAQ; encoded by the coding sequence ATGCTGAACCGGGTACTCGGCAGCCAGGCGTTCATGTCGATCGCGGGCGCCGTCGTCATCGGGCTGCTCGCGATCGCCGGCTACTTCGTCGCCTTCGATCCGCTGCACAAGACGCAGAGCTATTGCGCGATCATGCCGGACAGCATCGGGCTGTACCAGGGCAATCAGGTGACCATGCGCGGAATCACCGTCGGCACGGTCACTTCGGTGCGCAACCAGGGCACCGACGTGCGCGTCGACTTCGAGGTCGACGCCGATTACCCCGTGCTCTCGGACGCCGGGGCCACCACGGTCTCCGACACCGTCGTCGCGGATCGTGAACTGGCCGTGCTGTCCTCGGGCAAGGACACCGAACGCTGGGGCGGCGGGCAGTGCATCACCAAGACGCTGACCCCGAAGAGTCTCACCCAAACCCTCACGGCGCTGGCGCAATTGTCCGACCAGATCGTGGGACCCGATCCGGCGCAACCGAACTCGCTCGCCGACGGCCTGTCCGCCCTGGACCGCGCGACCGCGGGCACCGGGCCGCAGATCAACGAGCTGATCAAGAAGCTGGGCTCGGCGCTGAAGACGCCGGACGCCGATATCGCCGATCTAGCGGGCATTTTCGACGCGTTCGCCTCGGTGTCGGTCAAGGTGCAGGAGCACTGGGGTGACCTGCAAACGATGCTGACCCGGCTCGGACCCGCACTGCACCAGGCCAATACCGAGCTGCTCGGGCCGGGCACCGAGCTGTTCGACGGGCTGCGGCAGCTGCTGCCGATGCTCAACGACATCACCACCATGTTCGGCGGGCAGATCGGTGCGCTGCTCGACCAGAGCATCCCGCTGATCAAGCTGCTGCGCGCCAATGTCGGATCGTTGCGCGAGATCGTGCTGACCACGCCGGTGGTCGCGTCCGCGTTCCAGAGCGTGCTGGATCCGCGGACCGGGGCGCCCGGAATCGGCTATGCGCCACCGAAGGTCGCGATACCGCAGCAGAACGCGGAGCAGGTCTGCGCCGCGCTCAACGCCCTCACTCCCGGGCGCTGCGCGGGCGCGGCCGACGGGATGATGCATGTTTCCTTGACGCAGCTGGTGCTGGGATCGGTTGGTGCGCAGTGA
- a CDS encoding aminoglycoside phosphotransferase family protein, producing MIDVPEFFARRLVRMAGDPGRVWLDSLPGLVEHCVELWQLKPDGRVPMHGYAGVVLPVTTRDGREAVLKLGYIGPETRDEPLALRAWLGDGAVLLFDSDLEHGAMLLERLDPDRSLETEPLGAAVRTISELLRRLAIPAPPTISRDLRLEAARWVEELPKDWHRLGQPLPRRLLDAAVDVCAQLGPTADRLLVNEDLHYENVLAGRREPWLVIDPQPLIGDVEFTMLSLLWNRLDPGTLDYRLAAIAEIAALDPDRARAWTLVRAVQNWLWFVEEGNTEDFGWPAVQLLAPWAAR from the coding sequence GTGATCGATGTTCCGGAGTTCTTCGCACGGCGGCTGGTCCGAATGGCGGGTGACCCGGGCCGGGTGTGGCTGGACAGTTTGCCCGGGCTGGTCGAGCACTGCGTCGAGTTGTGGCAGCTGAAACCCGATGGGCGGGTGCCCATGCACGGCTACGCCGGCGTGGTGCTGCCGGTGACCACCCGCGACGGCCGGGAGGCGGTGCTCAAACTCGGCTATATCGGCCCGGAGACGCGCGACGAACCGCTGGCCCTGCGGGCCTGGCTGGGTGACGGCGCCGTCCTACTGTTCGACAGCGACCTCGAGCACGGCGCGATGCTGCTCGAACGGCTCGACCCGGACCGCTCGCTGGAAACCGAGCCGCTCGGCGCCGCCGTTCGCACCATATCGGAGCTGCTGCGCCGCTTGGCCATTCCTGCGCCGCCCACCATCTCCCGCGATCTGCGCCTGGAAGCCGCGCGCTGGGTCGAGGAACTGCCGAAAGACTGGCACCGACTAGGGCAGCCCCTGCCCCGCCGGCTCCTGGACGCCGCCGTCGACGTCTGTGCCCAGCTCGGCCCGACCGCGGACCGGCTGCTGGTCAACGAGGATCTGCACTATGAGAACGTGCTCGCCGGCCGCCGGGAACCCTGGCTGGTGATCGACCCGCAACCCCTGATCGGCGACGTCGAATTCACCATGCTGTCCCTGCTCTGGAACCGCCTCGACCCCGGCACCCTGGACTATCGCCTCGCCGCCATCGCCGAAATCGCCGCCCTCGACCCGGACCGCGCCCGCGCCTGGACCCTGGTCCGCGCCGTCCAGAACTGGCTCTGGTTCGTCGAGGAAGGAAACACCGAAGACTTCGGCTGGCCCGCCGTCCAGCTCCTCGCCCCCTGGGCAGCGCGTTGA
- a CDS encoding MlaD family protein codes for MPSVISRLFGGDRRVLDDTAKRRREVRLGIVGVALLVIGIVAAGALYVVPFGKTTYTAELSEAQSVKTGDDVRLAGISVGSVTALELKPDKVIMKFTVDNEVFVGDQSSLDVRMLTVVGGHYVALFPAGDKPLGGNAIPADRVRLPYSLVQTFQDATTPLSKIDGNTLRENLATLSTSVDNAPEALRTTLDTVANYVDAIDRQRTQVSNAISVASEYVRMYDGAKSDLKRLMDNAIQLENVLIDKRAEMREAVALFSSVVNRLALLAPTWDSTLKPKAQQLADALPRMEEMGGRLEPMIASAHALTSKLRELSIPEDGIVIDQSGDTVPAPAGLCVPLPGKEC; via the coding sequence ATGCCAAGCGTGATCTCCCGCCTGTTCGGCGGCGACCGCCGCGTGCTCGACGACACCGCGAAACGTCGCCGCGAGGTGCGCCTGGGCATTGTCGGTGTGGCGCTGCTGGTGATCGGCATCGTCGCGGCCGGTGCGCTGTATGTGGTGCCGTTCGGCAAAACCACCTACACCGCGGAACTTTCCGAGGCCCAGTCGGTGAAGACCGGCGACGACGTGCGCCTGGCCGGAATCTCGGTCGGCTCGGTGACCGCACTGGAACTGAAGCCGGACAAGGTCATCATGAAGTTCACCGTCGACAACGAGGTGTTCGTCGGCGACCAGAGTTCGCTGGACGTGCGGATGCTGACCGTGGTCGGCGGCCACTACGTCGCGCTGTTCCCGGCGGGCGACAAACCCCTGGGCGGCAACGCGATTCCCGCGGACCGGGTGCGCCTGCCCTACAGCCTGGTGCAGACCTTCCAGGACGCGACCACGCCACTGAGCAAGATCGACGGCAACACGCTGCGGGAAAACCTTGCGACACTGAGCACTTCGGTGGACAACGCGCCGGAAGCATTGCGCACCACCCTCGATACGGTCGCCAACTACGTCGACGCCATCGATCGCCAGCGCACCCAGGTGTCCAACGCCATCTCCGTCGCCAGCGAATACGTGCGGATGTACGACGGCGCCAAGAGCGACCTCAAGCGCCTGATGGACAACGCGATCCAGTTGGAGAACGTGCTCATCGACAAGCGCGCCGAGATGCGGGAGGCGGTGGCGCTGTTCAGCAGCGTCGTGAACCGGCTCGCGCTGCTCGCGCCGACCTGGGATTCCACTCTGAAGCCCAAGGCACAGCAGCTCGCCGACGCGCTGCCGCGAATGGAGGAGATGGGCGGCCGGCTGGAGCCGATGATCGCCTCCGCGCACGCGCTGACCTCGAAACTGCGGGAGCTGTCGATCCCCGAGGACGGCATCGTCATCGACCAGTCCGGTGACACCGTGCCGGCGCCCGCCGGGCTGTGTGTGCCACTACCCGGGAAGGAGTGCTGA
- a CDS encoding MlaD family protein, with translation MKIKPGSLASLAGIATILVLGAAYLTFGVVRYDPFADYTNASMVLKNSGGLGVGSPILLTGIAVGKVTSVDSTAAGVEVGFRVDGDQRLPTDSVVTIEHLSALGEPYVQFVPKRDGGPYLRDGQRLDTADIRTPLSIAEVARMVTKTMNQLDPNVVGSLVQTMSKSLTGTEAVMPELARSGDLLASTIMTRSPKIAELLNSFQFAAKDIDWANPALSEAAPNFVEFGKVLDGLVEAVGRVVASGNAPEMYLEGNGLVPFLEQITKWLNEVGPELKSLIPGLRPLADAVTSSAPKLDLSTLISQALEGTDDDAVKVRVAVK, from the coding sequence ATGAAGATCAAGCCGGGATCGCTGGCCTCGCTCGCCGGTATCGCGACCATCCTCGTGCTCGGGGCGGCCTACCTCACCTTCGGTGTGGTGCGCTACGACCCGTTCGCCGACTACACCAATGCCTCGATGGTGCTGAAGAATTCGGGTGGTCTCGGGGTCGGCTCGCCGATCCTGCTCACCGGTATCGCGGTTGGCAAGGTGACCTCGGTCGACAGCACCGCCGCCGGTGTGGAGGTCGGGTTCCGGGTCGACGGCGATCAGCGGCTGCCCACCGACAGCGTGGTCACCATCGAGCATCTCTCGGCGCTCGGCGAGCCGTACGTGCAGTTCGTGCCCAAGCGCGACGGCGGTCCGTACCTGCGGGACGGGCAGCGCCTGGACACCGCCGATATCCGCACGCCGCTGTCCATCGCCGAGGTGGCGCGGATGGTCACCAAGACCATGAACCAGCTCGATCCGAATGTGGTCGGTTCGCTGGTGCAGACGATGAGCAAGTCGCTGACCGGCACCGAGGCGGTCATGCCGGAGCTGGCGCGCTCCGGCGATCTGCTGGCCTCGACCATCATGACCCGCTCGCCCAAGATCGCCGAACTGCTGAACAGTTTCCAGTTCGCGGCCAAGGACATCGACTGGGCGAATCCGGCGCTGTCGGAGGCGGCGCCGAATTTCGTGGAATTCGGCAAGGTGCTCGACGGGCTGGTCGAGGCAGTGGGCCGGGTGGTCGCGTCGGGGAACGCCCCGGAGATGTATCTGGAGGGCAATGGCCTGGTGCCGTTCCTGGAGCAGATCACGAAGTGGCTCAACGAGGTCGGGCCGGAATTGAAGTCGCTGATTCCCGGGCTGCGACCGCTGGCCGACGCGGTGACCTCGAGCGCGCCGAAACTCGATTTGAGCACGCTCATTTCGCAGGCGTTGGAGGGCACCGACGACGACGCGGTGAAGGTGCGGGTCGCCGTCAAGTAA
- a CDS encoding MlaD family protein, translating into MPEYGLPGVAADKRKARTVGLVIVAIIAVVALATSLYRNLRTEDGLRIALHTEQVGDGLSAGTQVRLDGVQVGKVEEVSPDANGTQRIMLRLDGSRLHGIDDSLRVDYAPANLFGISELELLRGAGGSPLRADSVIDLTGPRSGRVYDATMGSILRSMSQVGATVLTPQLATVIAQVSADFQAMTPLVQALISVSKIIADNQNMPSSELLGNLGPAFDGGGKFAGATIQILDQVHDIRITQTDKDRYDVGVAALTGKILPGLSTTVTAAGTQLAEATDMLAPMLTVLAQMVPRPQQSAAELRLLLERLRAAMPDTPDGPVLNLKVDLQNVPGIAVPLFGQGGLR; encoded by the coding sequence GTGCCTGAATACGGATTGCCCGGCGTCGCCGCGGATAAGAGGAAAGCCCGCACCGTCGGGCTGGTGATCGTCGCGATCATCGCGGTGGTGGCCTTGGCGACCTCGCTGTACCGGAATCTGCGTACCGAGGACGGGCTGCGGATCGCGTTGCACACCGAGCAGGTCGGCGACGGCCTCAGCGCGGGCACCCAGGTGCGCCTGGACGGCGTGCAGGTGGGCAAGGTCGAGGAGGTGTCCCCGGACGCCAACGGCACGCAGCGAATCATGCTGCGGCTGGACGGTTCCCGGCTGCACGGCATCGACGACAGCCTGCGCGTGGACTACGCGCCGGCCAACCTGTTCGGTATCAGCGAGCTCGAATTGCTGCGTGGGGCAGGCGGTTCGCCGTTGCGGGCGGACAGCGTCATCGATTTGACCGGGCCGCGTTCGGGCCGCGTCTACGACGCCACCATGGGTTCGATCCTGCGCAGTATGTCCCAGGTCGGCGCGACCGTGCTGACACCGCAGCTGGCCACCGTCATCGCGCAGGTGTCCGCGGATTTCCAGGCCATGACACCCCTGGTGCAGGCGTTGATCTCGGTGTCGAAGATCATCGCCGACAACCAGAACATGCCCAGCTCGGAGCTGCTCGGCAACCTCGGACCGGCCTTCGACGGCGGCGGCAAGTTCGCGGGCGCGACCATCCAGATCCTCGATCAGGTCCACGACATCCGGATCACCCAGACCGACAAGGACCGCTACGACGTGGGTGTGGCGGCGCTGACCGGCAAGATCCTGCCGGGCCTGTCGACCACGGTGACAGCGGCGGGCACGCAGCTGGCCGAGGCCACCGACATGCTCGCGCCGATGCTGACCGTGCTGGCGCAGATGGTGCCGCGGCCGCAGCAGTCGGCAGCGGAGTTGCGGCTGCTGCTGGAGCGGTTGCGCGCGGCCATGCCGGATACGCCGGACGGCCCGGTGCTGAATCTGAAGGTCGATCTACAGAATGTGCCCGGTATCGCGGTGCCGCTGTTCGGGCAGGGAGGTCTGCGATGA
- a CDS encoding MlaD family protein — MTVRAAAWRLVLFAGVMMVVLALVLTAIKRPVDGETHAHDALFTDANGLKVGDDVRMYGVQVGKIERISLDGVKARIRLTVRDSSPVYDNSVLAIRYQNLTGQRYIDLQQQPNPGLRLADDATIGTDMTIPSFDVTSLFNGLKPVLATMSPESVNKFTENMLAVLEGDGNGLGPAMESIAELSKYVGDRQQVIGTLVKNMSDISDRVGGRVHYLVPLLARLTDIFVSLQENIGGLAQFAMTAPSVLGPVDRLLSTLGLDQDGAADLDAMIRRLFPDPQQAVEVFGKLPGLLDAVDNALPHTVAGWKPQCGKGAAEVPAPLRVLIAGQKVAICQA, encoded by the coding sequence ATGACCGTACGTGCAGCGGCCTGGCGACTGGTCTTGTTCGCGGGCGTGATGATGGTGGTGCTCGCCCTGGTGCTGACCGCGATCAAACGGCCGGTCGACGGCGAAACCCACGCTCACGACGCGCTTTTCACCGACGCCAACGGCCTCAAGGTCGGCGACGACGTGCGGATGTATGGCGTGCAGGTGGGCAAGATCGAACGCATCTCGCTGGACGGCGTGAAGGCGAGAATCCGTCTGACGGTGCGGGATTCGTCGCCGGTCTACGACAACTCGGTGCTGGCCATCCGCTATCAGAACCTCACCGGGCAGCGCTACATCGACCTGCAGCAGCAGCCCAATCCGGGTCTGCGCCTGGCCGACGACGCGACCATCGGCACGGACATGACGATCCCGTCCTTCGATGTGACCAGCCTGTTCAACGGCCTGAAGCCGGTGCTGGCGACGATGTCGCCGGAGTCGGTCAACAAGTTCACCGAGAACATGCTCGCGGTGCTCGAGGGTGACGGCAACGGCCTCGGCCCGGCGATGGAGTCCATCGCCGAGCTCAGTAAGTACGTCGGTGACCGGCAGCAGGTGATCGGCACGCTGGTCAAGAACATGTCCGACATCTCCGACCGGGTCGGTGGGCGGGTGCACTACCTGGTGCCGTTGCTGGCCCGCCTCACCGACATCTTCGTCTCGCTGCAGGAGAACATCGGCGGCCTGGCGCAATTCGCGATGACGGCACCCTCGGTGCTCGGACCGGTGGATCGGCTGCTGAGCACGCTCGGCCTGGACCAGGACGGCGCCGCCGACCTGGACGCGATGATCCGCCGGTTGTTCCCGGACCCGCAGCAGGCGGTCGAAGTGTTCGGCAAGCTGCCCGGCTTGCTCGATGCCGTGGACAACGCGCTGCCGCACACGGTCGCGGGCTGGAAGCCGCAGTGCGGCAAGGGAGCCGCCGAGGTTCCGGCCCCGCTGCGGGTGCTCATCGCCGGACAGAAGGTGGCGATATGCCAAGCGTGA